The Lemur catta isolate mLemCat1 chromosome 8, mLemCat1.pri, whole genome shotgun sequence genome has a segment encoding these proteins:
- the FTCDNL1 gene encoding formiminotransferase N-terminal subdomain-containing protein isoform X4, translating to MERKIMSRLGLRLAACLLNISEARRKYIVENIAKAALLDKNGQKHPEVTVLNIFSDQDYNRSVITIAASVDKLGSAVLAACLEAFCAIDMEVQEGIHPCLGAVDLIPIYPLSGVGVEECGVVARKEQ from the exons ATGGAACG AAAAATCATGTCCAGACTGGGGCTCCGTTTGGCTGCCTGTTTACTAAACATTTCAGAAGCCAGAAGAAAATACATTGTTGAGAACATAGCAAAAGCAGCTCTTCTTGACAAAAATG GGCAGAAACATCCTGAAGTGACAGTGCTCAATATATTTTCTGATCAAGACTATAACAGATCAGTCATTACAATAGCAGCTTCTGTTGATAAGTTGG gcaGTGCTGTTCTGGCTGCTTGCTTGGAGGCCTTCTGTGCTATTGATATGGAGGTTCAAGAGGGAATCCACCCTTGCCTGGGAGCCGTGGACCTCATTCCGATTTACCCGCTCTCGGGTGTTGGAGTGGAAGAGTGTGGAGTGGTGGCAAGAA
- the FTCDNL1 gene encoding formiminotransferase N-terminal subdomain-containing protein isoform X3: protein MERKIMSRLGLRLAACLLNISEARRKYIVENIAKAALLDKNGQKHPEVTVLNIFSDQDYNRSVITIAASVDKLGSAVLAACLEAFCAIDMEVQEGIHPCLGAVDLIPIYPLSGVGVEECGVVARSLAESMILHVPGCSVFLFGEADLPEKRSLVQRRKQLGWFRRRDFSALEPDLGAAPARRCGLTEEQ from the exons ATGGAACG AAAAATCATGTCCAGACTGGGGCTCCGTTTGGCTGCCTGTTTACTAAACATTTCAGAAGCCAGAAGAAAATACATTGTTGAGAACATAGCAAAAGCAGCTCTTCTTGACAAAAATG GGCAGAAACATCCTGAAGTGACAGTGCTCAATATATTTTCTGATCAAGACTATAACAGATCAGTCATTACAATAGCAGCTTCTGTTGATAAGTTGG gcaGTGCTGTTCTGGCTGCTTGCTTGGAGGCCTTCTGTGCTATTGATATGGAGGTTCAAGAGGGAATCCACCCTTGCCTGGGAGCCGTGGACCTCATTCCGATTTACCCGCTCTCGGGTGTTGGAGTGGAAGAGTGTGGAGTGGTGGCAAGAA GCCTTGCTGAGAGCATGATCCTGCACGTGCCTGGCTGCAGCGTGTTTCTCTTCGGTGAAGCCGACCTGCCTGAGAAGCGCAGTCTCGTCCAGAGAAGGAAGCAGCTGGGCTGGTTCAGAAGGAGGGATTTCAGTGCTCTTGAGCCTGACCTGGGAGCTGCCCCTGCCCGGAGATGTGGTTTAACAG